TAAATAGTCCACGACCTAAAGGTCGTGGCAATTTTATTTACACAAACCATTGTAGAACATAAAAATTTTATACCCGTGCTAAAAAAATATCTACATAAATTATTAAAAAAATATTTGTCTTTTTATATAAATAAATCCGACAGTGTTCTGGAATTAAGTCCAAATAACGAAAAACTATTTAAAGACAATAAAAATTATTCCGAAAGTTCTGACTTTATTTTACTAAATGGCATTATTCATTACGAAAGCGACATTCAAAAAAACTTACAAGAACTATATAATAAAATAACTTCCGATACCCGTGTAATTATTGTTTATTACAGCAGTTTGTGGAAGCCGTTTATTAAATTATCTTCATATTTAAAACTAAGAAAAAAAACTCCCGAAGAAAACTGGATAAGTCATGAAGATGTTGAAAATTTTTTATTGCTTACTAATTTTGAAATTGTGAGAAGAGACAGTAAAATAATTCTTCCGATTTATATTCCTTTGCTGAGTGCCTTTTTTAATAGAATATTAGCACCTTTACCTTTGCTCAAATATTTTTCATTAGTAAATATTGTTATTGCAAGAGCATTAAAAAAAGAAGAAAATTTAAAAACAGTATCTATTGTTGTTCCTGCCCGAAACGAAGAAGGAAATATAGAGGAAATAGTAAAAAGTTTACCAAAACTTAGCGATGACGATGAACTCATTTTCATAGAAGGAAATTCAACAGATAACACCTGGGAGAAAATAAAGTCAGTTGCGGATAAATATAAAAACGAAAAAAATATAATTACCGGACATCAGGAAGGTAAAGGGAAAGGTGATGCAGTTAGAAAAGGATTTTTGCTCGCAACAAAAGATATATTTATGATTTACGATGCAGACATGACGGTTCCTGCAGAAGATTTAATAAAGTTTTATAATGCCATTAAAACCGGTAAAGGTGAATTTATAAATGGAAGCAGGTTGGTATATCCTATGGAAAAACAAGCAATGCGGTTTTTTAATATAATAGGAAACAAATTTTTTGCATCAGGTTTTTCATTCTTAATTGGTCAAAGATTTAAAGATACTTTATGCGGTACAAAAGTAATTTCAAGAAAAAATTATATAAAACTATCTGCAAACAGAAATTATTTTGGTGATTTTGACCCTTTCGGTGACTTTGATTTAATATTCGGAGCAACAAAATTAGGGTTAAAAATAATTGAAATCCCGATTAGATACAAAGAACGCATATATGGAAACACCAATATTCAAAGATGGAAGCACGGTATGATATTATTTAAAATGCTGTTTTTTGCGATGAGAAAAATAAAGTTTTTATAAAAATACAAATATTATATTTAACTTTTAAAATTATTATTATGGGAAAAACCAAGTATTTAATATTAGTAGTAGCAACAACTTGTTTTTTTAGTTGCTCAAATAAAAAATTCAATCCCACCTTCAAATCCAATATCGGCAATAACGGTGAATGGATTAATATGCAAACCATTGGTAAATTTGGTGGACACGAAGATGATATTTGTTCAAAAATAGATTCTTTAAATCCATATTCTTATGGGTTTCAAAAGCTAATGAGTGAAATTAGCCCAAATCCAATTAAGAAAGTAAAAGTAAGTTGTTGGATAAAATTAGAAAATTTAACTCAAAAAATTGGTTTAGTTGTTTCTTTAGATGCAAATAATAAAAATATATTTTGGATTGGACATGAAATAAATCCGCTTATTAAAGAAACAAACAAGTGGTTTAAAGTTGAATTTGAAGATAAATTTCCCGAATTTAAACCAAATGAAACTAATGTTGGAATTTATGTTTGGAATAATAATAAGAACATAGCTTTTGTTGACGATATTGAGATAAAGTTTTTGGAGGAATAATAAAATAAAAAATGTTTAAAAATAAAAAGCAAAAGCTTACAATTACTATAATCACAATTTTCCCTTTACTATTAATATTCTTAGGAATTTTATCAAAAAATGGCATTGGTGTTTATAACTTATTTACGCTTGACCCGGAATATAGTTATTTGTTTAATAGTTTAAATATTTCACGATTTAGTTTAAAAGTATTTCATGTTGACCACCCGGGCACCCCACTTCAAATATTCGGTGCGCTAATAATAAGGATAGTTCATTTATTTCATAGCAAGGAACCACTTCTGGTTGATGTTTTTAAAAACCCTGAGTTTTATCTTCATTCAATAAATATTTCTTTACTTTTAATTAACAGTATTGCATTATTTCTTTTAGGTTATTATGCATATAGAATAAGTAAAAATATAATTATTTGTATTTTTCTTCAGCTTACACCGTTTGCTTCAAATCAAGTAGTTTGGTTTTTTGACAGGGTTAATATTGAACAGATGTTAATTTTTACAATGATACTTTTTGTATGTTTGTTATTTAAATATTTACACGATTATGATATTGAAAATAAAAAGATAATTGACAAATATTTATTGTTATTTTCTGTAATAGTTGGATTCGGAATTGCCTGCAAAATAACTTTCTTCCCGATTTTTTTAATTCCTTTTATTTTAATGGATGGATTTAAGAAAAAACTTTTTTACACGATATTTTCCATTTCATTTTTTTCTTTTTTTATTATACCTGTTATTATATACAAACATGATTACTTTATTGATTGGATTAGAGTTTTGTTTTTTCATAGTGGGCAATATGGACGTGGAGAAAGTAATATTATTGATACGACCAATTTTATATTTAATTTAAAAACTATTTTTAATAATGAATTATTTTTTTCAATCGTTTTTTTATTGGTAATTTTTTCTTCAATAATTTATCATATACCCTTCTTAAAAGTTAAAGAAAAAAATGACAAATACTATAAAGCATTGTTGGGGATAGAAATAGCAATGTTATTGCAAATAGTGATTGTAGCAAAACATTATAGTTTTCATTATTTAATTCCTGCTTTAATGTTGACAATAATCGCCTTTTTTGTGATGTTAAAAATTTATTCCAGAAAATTTAATATTAGATTTATTAATTTAGCTTACATAGTCATTATTTTTTATATCATTTTATTCGAATCAAAAGAAGTTAAAAGAGAATATTCAAGTAATTTAAAACGAAAAAATACGTATCTGAAAACATATAATTTTATATTAAAAAATTATAACAATAAACCAACTTTAGTTATTCCTGATTATTATGTTTGCCCTTATAAAGAAAGTGCCTTTAAATTTGGAATATATTGGGGTGGAGATTATTTTAAAGATAAATATATTGAAGTTTTAGCAAAGCTTTATACAAATATATATATTTATAGCGGATGGAATAAAATGTTTAATGATTGGGAAAATGCCTATTCTTGTACTGATTTATTGAAAAAATATAATAATATAATTTTGTATTCCGATGATCCGGAAATTGAAAATAATATTGTATTGCATGAATTGAATAGTATTAATGAATTTTTTGATATTAAAATAATTAAAACATTTTATAATAAAGAAACAAATGAAAGTATTTATGAAATTTCATACTCTCCCAAATTCAATCGAAAGGTAGTAAGTATTTTTTGCGATGCAGAAACATTGAGTGACAATAAATATTCTTTTATCGGCACTAATAATCGAATTTTCAGCAATGGAAATACCCAAAGCAATGAAAAATTTCTTTCAGGAAAGTACTCTGCTAAATTGACTAAAGATTCACCGTATGGATTTACATATATAATAGGTAAACTTAAGAGTGGTGATGAATTATTTATTAGTGTTTGGAGATATAAATCAAACACTGATGCATCTTTAATTCTTTCCGCAAAAAATACTAAAAAATTATATATAGCGGAAAATAAGGCTATAAAAACTAAAAATAATTGGGAAGAAATAATTATAGATTATAAAGTTCCTGAGAATTTGAATAATGAAGAATTTGAAGTATATGTCTGGAATATGTCAAATAAAGTTGCTTATTTTGATGATTTGAAAATAGAAAAAATCCAACAAAACAAAAACCCATAATGGATTTAAAGGAAACAAAACGGTTTAATTATCATGCTTCCGAAAGACATCCCTGGGAAACGGCTCGCTTTGAGGTAATATGTGAAATATTAAAACAAAAATTTCCTGAAATATTAAAACAAAAACTAAAAATATTAGATGTTGGATGCGGTGATATATTTTTTATAGAAAACTTATCAAAACATTTTCCTTTATCTGAATTTTATGCCGTTGATACTGCCTTTGATGAAAAAATACTTAAAGAACTTAGAAACAAATTTACTGACAAACCAATTTTTATTGAGAACTCATTAAATAATATTGAATTAAAAAAAAATCATTTTTTTGATTTTGTATTATTACTTGATGTTATTGAACATATTGAAGATGATATTGGTTTTTTAACTGATTTGAAAAATAATATTTATATAAATAATAATACTTATTTTATTATTACCGCACCTGCCTTTAATTTTTTATTCTCATCACATGATGTTTTTCTTGGACATTACAGGCGTTATAGCAACAAAACTCTTTACAAATCTATAACTCAGTCGGGGTTTGAAACTATTTCATCAGGATATTTCTTTTTTAGTATTTTAATCTCGAGATTATTTAAAAAAGTTATTGAAAGGTTTTTTAATGTAAAAAAAGAAAATCAAAAAGAAGGTATTGGGAATTGGAATGGTAATAAAATTTTAACTTTAATTATTAAAAAATATTTATTATTTGATTTTAGAATATCTAATTGTTTTAGAAAAATTGGTATTAAAATTCCGGGTTTAACTAACTATGTGATATGCAAAAAATCTGTATAGTGGTTCCATGCTACAACGAAAGTAAGCGACTTCCTATAAAAGAATTTAATGATTTTATTAATAATTCTGAAGATATTTATTTCTGTTTTGTTAATGATGGCAGTAAAGATAATACTATTGAAATTTTATCTGCAATTAAAAAAGCAGTTGGAGAAAAAGCAAAAATTCTTGATTTGAAAAAAAATCAAGGTAAAGCAGAAGCAGTAAGAAAAGGCATTTTGGAATCATTAAATTGGATGAATTTTGAGGCAATCGGGTATTTTGATGCTGACCTTTCTACACCGCTATCAGAAATTTTAACATTGTATGATAATTTAAATAAGAAAACAAATTATAAAATTGCTTTTTGTTCGAGAATAAAAATTGCAAGTAATCATATTGAACGGAGTTCTTTTCGTCATTATTCAGGAAGGGTATTTTCAACTTTTGTAAGTATTTTTCTTGGAATGAGCATATACGATACTCAATGTGGTGCAAAATTAATAAGAACAGATATTATTAATGAAATTTTTAAATCTCCTTTTTATAGTAAATGGTTTTTTGATATTGAAATATTTTATAGAATTAAAAAAAGTTTTGGTGGCGAAGAAGCAATTAAAAATATAATTGAAGTTCCTATTAATCAGTGGATTGAAAAAGGTAAATCTAAAATATCTTTATTAGATTGGCTTAAAGTACCTTTTATACTTTTAAAATTGTATTTTAAATATATGTAATTGACGAGGCTGTATCAAAAGTCCTTTGAGTGCCTTTGAGAATACCTTTGTGCGACTTCGTGGTTAAGTTTCTTTTGAGACAACCTCGTTCACGGTCAGTTAAAAAATCAATTAAAATTTTAATTTCAGAATTTTAATATCATCAAAATACGCATCGGTTTTATTAGAGTTGAATAAATAAACCCATAACACATCTGAATTATAATTTTCAGGAATTATAAAATCCATAGAAACAATTTCCCATTCATTAGAAATAGATTTATTAGCAATACCCTGTGCTTGATAAAATATTTTAGTATCATTATTAGATGCAACAATACCTCCATTATTGTTATTTTTATAACGTTTTGCCTCAATATAAAAATGGTCGCCTTTTTTTATATTGCATATTTTAATTGTTGGATTTATTTGATTTGTTTCATTTAATTTAATTGAATGGGTTCCTGAAAATGCTTTTTCAGAAGAAATTGTAATGTCATTATTAACTAAAAATTTTCCACATTCGGGAACATTATTATTGAGCTTATCAATCTTTTCGGCATCTGTAAATAAGATATATTTAATAATGTTTTCATTAAGAACACAATAAAAAACATTATAAAATGAATTTGATAATGTATATATATAATCACAATTAAGTTTTATTTTATCAACTTCAGAATAACTGATTCCTTTTTCTTGCAAGCGTATTTTCCACATTTGAAAATCATTAAACTTTACAGCTATTTTATATTTTTTTAAATTATCAATCTCTTTAATAACTTTATTAGTTAAATAGTATTGACTATTAATATTAATATTTAAAATAAAACTTATGTTAAAAATAAGTACAATCAAACCAAATAGAGATAAAATATTTATTGAAATATCTTTTAACATTAAACCAAAAAATATTAATATAAAAGGAATTAAAAATAATTGAGGTACATATCTTGCCCACCAGCAAGCATCAGCATTTAAGAATGAAGAAAGTAAAATAAAAAACAATAAATAAAATAAAAACTTACTTTTTTTTGATTTTAAAAAAATTAAAAATAACAAAATGAACGAAATTATAATAGAAACATTATATAAACTGCCAAATCCTCCAACAAAACAATCGGCACCCGAAAAAACATTTTTGTCCTGAGTATCAAAAGGCATTTTTAGTTTAGTGCTTTGGTCGGAACCACCTGAATACGAAAAATACGACATGAAGGCACGTTCAAATCTGTTGGCTTTTTTGAAATTGGACGGATTAGCACCTTCTAATAATTTAAGAGTGTTAAGAGGGTAAAAAGGATGATGCTTATTAATAGTATTGGTTATATACGGATGGTAACTTATTATTCCTATTGAAAAAATAACAGCAATTATCGAGTAAATTGAAATTCTGAAAAATTTTTGTATTTCTTTTTTTATCAAAAAAATCAATGCAAATGCAAAAAATGCAATAACTGCATAAACTAATCCTGTAAATTTTAAACTTACCAGTATAGAAGCAATAAATATTCCAAGTAATTTGAATTGTAATGAGAAAGAATTTTTATAAATTATAATAAATATTGAAAGCAAACAAATAATTGCAGAAATTAATTGCCCGTCAATATAAAAACTTGCAAACTGCATAGTGCTCACAGGATTAAAACTTACAAGCAAACTTATAATGAGATTAAATATTAAAGAAACTTTATTTAGCTTTGTTAATGCCGCAAACGAAAGAAAAAAAGAAGCCATTATGAGTATAATATTAAAACATTTGGCATATTCAATTTTATTAAAATAACTATAAACACATGCTTCATATATTTCAGCTCCTTTTGCATAGTGGTCAACAATCCACGATTTATCATATCCACCTAAATATGCATTTTTTGGAGCGCCACCTTTTATAATATTCCAGCCCTTAGCTAAATAATAAATCTCGTCTTGATGGTACAGAAACCCATCAAATGAATTATCATAAAAAATTGAACTGATTATAATAGAAATAATAATAATTGATGAAAAGATTAAAGCCAATATAAAACCTTTTAGTATTATATTTTTGTTAAAAATATATTTTGAAAATATAAAGCATAAAATAATTGAAAATATAAAACTTGATGGGAAATAATATTTGTTAATGGTTATGTTAAACCAGTATAATAGTGTTGAAATAAACAATTGAAAAAAAATAAAAAATATTAAAATAAAACCGATAGAAAATAATATTTTAAAAAATTTATCATTAACTTTTTCTGAAGGATTAATATGAATTTTTATTCTATCAAAATGAAAGAAAATTTCGTTATTAAAAGGTGCAAGCAAAAATATAAAGTATAAAACTAAAATTATAATGAAATAAATTACACTAAAATTAAATACCGGCCATATCATTAAAAAAAATAATATTGAAGACGCAAGCGAAATTTTTTCATAAGTTTTATCCAAATCAATACTTTGATTTGCTTTTTTAATCAATAGAACCAAAAACTCAGCAATGGCTAAGGTTAATATTCCAAATAGTAAAGGAGAAACAGTAACTCTTAGCAAATACGAATCAACAGTATTTATCAATTTTTCACCAAAAAGAACATAATTACAAGCCAAAAACATCCAGTTTAGTTGAATAAATAACCCTAAAATGAATCCTGCGAGAAATATTATTATCTTATTTTTTAAATGATTAAACATATTTTAAAAAAATTATTTAAAAGTGAATTTTATAAAACCTTTCTTTACAAAAAAATCCTTTATTCTCAGTAGTTTTTTCATTTCTTTTATTTTTTTGTAAAAAATGATACGGTTAAATCATCAAAATAAACATCTGAATTAACATCTGGCTGCCAAGTATAAAGCGATAATTCTTTAATTGAAGTATCATTTGAAAAATATTCCAATTCAAGAAGTTCCCATCCATTTTTATCTGTTTTTTTAACTTCAGATGTTCCTTTCCAAAGTTTACTATTATTATCTATAACTAATGAACCAGTATGTTTATCATTCTTTCTCCAAACATAAAAAAAATAGCGTGTGTTTTTTATTAATTTAATTTTACAACCTATTCCGTAAGGATTGTATTTGTTAACCTTTGTTAGATACTTATCCGAATAGGTTACCCTTTTTGATGTCTTTTCTATATCACTTGAAGAAATATATTTATTAATAAACTTTATTCTTTTAAGAGAATAAAACAATATCTCTTTAGAAGCGTTAATATATTTCATAATAATAATTGCATCATCTCCACTCCATGTAGGATAGTAATTTAAATTTATATCATCAATACCTATAACTTTTTGAAATTGATTATAAATATTTGCAGTATACATTTCATAAGGTATTTCACTCTTATAAAAAACCAAATACGCATTTTTTAAAGATTTTGGAGGTTTGTTATTTTCATTGACTATATTAGAAACATTTAAAGAAAGAATGAATTCTTTATCAACATTTTCCTTTATATATTTGTTTAATTCTTTTTTTAAATCAAATGATTTTTTATTATATATACTTAAGGAAGAAGCTAAAACATTTGATGTTGAATATAAAAGTACTATGAGCAATAAAATATTAGCAGATATTCTTAATTTAAATTTCTTAAAGATGCCGCTTATGTTAATAAACCCAAAAGAAGATAATATTGCAAAGTAAGGAAGGATATATAATAGATTTCTTACTATCATTAACTTATAAAACGAAACGTATATTGCATAAATTAACATAACAATAAATAATCCTAACATATTCCATTCTTTTCTGATAAATACAAAAATAAATCCTATCAATGAAAAAATAAAAATAAGTATTGATATAATAACATTTTTTGAAAACAAAACAAAAATTACATATTGAAATATTTTATTAAAATGATATATGCCCGGTTGAATAGCATATCCAAAATGCCCATTTGAATAAACATC
The genomic region above belongs to Bacteroidales bacterium and contains:
- a CDS encoding glycosyltransferase family 2 protein produces the protein MLKKYLHKLLKKYLSFYINKSDSVLELSPNNEKLFKDNKNYSESSDFILLNGIIHYESDIQKNLQELYNKITSDTRVIIVYYSSLWKPFIKLSSYLKLRKKTPEENWISHEDVENFLLLTNFEIVRRDSKIILPIYIPLLSAFFNRILAPLPLLKYFSLVNIVIARALKKEENLKTVSIVVPARNEEGNIEEIVKSLPKLSDDDELIFIEGNSTDNTWEKIKSVADKYKNEKNIITGHQEGKGKGDAVRKGFLLATKDIFMIYDADMTVPAEDLIKFYNAIKTGKGEFINGSRLVYPMEKQAMRFFNIIGNKFFASGFSFLIGQRFKDTLCGTKVISRKNYIKLSANRNYFGDFDPFGDFDLIFGATKLGLKIIEIPIRYKERIYGNTNIQRWKHGMILFKMLFFAMRKIKFL
- a CDS encoding class I SAM-dependent methyltransferase; protein product: MDLKETKRFNYHASERHPWETARFEVICEILKQKFPEILKQKLKILDVGCGDIFFIENLSKHFPLSEFYAVDTAFDEKILKELRNKFTDKPIFIENSLNNIELKKNHFFDFVLLLDVIEHIEDDIGFLTDLKNNIYINNNTYFIITAPAFNFLFSSHDVFLGHYRRYSNKTLYKSITQSGFETISSGYFFFSILISRLFKKVIERFFNVKKENQKEGIGNWNGNKILTLIIKKYLLFDFRISNCFRKIGIKIPGLTNYVICKKSV
- a CDS encoding glycosyltransferase, producing the protein MQKICIVVPCYNESKRLPIKEFNDFINNSEDIYFCFVNDGSKDNTIEILSAIKKAVGEKAKILDLKKNQGKAEAVRKGILESLNWMNFEAIGYFDADLSTPLSEILTLYDNLNKKTNYKIAFCSRIKIASNHIERSSFRHYSGRVFSTFVSIFLGMSIYDTQCGAKLIRTDIINEIFKSPFYSKWFFDIEIFYRIKKSFGGEEAIKNIIEVPINQWIEKGKSKISLLDWLKVPFILLKLYFKYM